From a region of the Alnus glutinosa chromosome 1, dhAlnGlut1.1, whole genome shotgun sequence genome:
- the LOC133874164 gene encoding early nodule-specific protein 2-like, translating into MSPKYLLVLLIGVVLLTTYSLADHHKPPHKPPHHPPTAEELSQEEKTSTLDGGEHKGHKPPPKHKPPTSVDESLEENKPYSEAKDSHKHKPPYYNRPPHKPPTSDLFSTINRPKMSTKYCLVLLLGVVLLSSTASLADHHAYEPSKHDPKSPIHKPPSPPKHKPLTPLDHGDKSFPEHKPPLKGKGEKPPPEHKPPHEGHPERHLAEKSSLDGKPPKRSEKPPPPKHKPPTSSLDKEEKPFPEHKPPFKGKGSDKPPSEHKPPHDHHPGRRLLESSSHEQNSPSLDGKPPKEKGEKPPHHHHPGHPSNENAKDSHNTPQKLKPPTAPEKKPPSPSHKPPHKPPPAN; encoded by the exons atgtcTCCCAAATACTTGCTAGTCTTGTTGATTGGAGTGGTGCTTCTCACCACTTACTCTCTTGCTGATCACCACAAACCTCCCCACAAACCACCACACCACCCTCCTACAGCGGAGGAGTTGTCCCAGGAAGAAAAGACATCAACCTTGGATGGCGGAGAGCACAAGGGACACAAGCCGCCGCCAAAACACAAGCCACCAACCTCAGTCGATGAGTCTCTTGAGGAGAACAAGCCATACTCAGAAGCTAAAGACTCGCACAAGCACAAACCACCCTATTACAACAGGCCACCGCACAAACCTCCAACGTCCGAC TTGTTTTCAACCATCAACAGACCAAAAATGAGTACCAAATACTGTCTAGTGTTGCTCCTCGGGGTAGTGCTTCTTAGCAGCACTGCCTCACTAGCTGACCACCATGCATATGAGCCTTCTAAACATGACCCCAAATCTCCAATTCACAAGCCCCCTTCTCCTCCTAAACACAAACCTCTCACTCCACTTGATCACGGGGACAAGTCATTTCCTGAACACAAGCCACCTCTCAAGGGCAAGGGAGAGAAGCCTCCACCAGAACACAAGCCACCACATGAGGGTCACCCTGAACGCCatttagctgaaaaatcaagtTTGGATGGCAAACCTCCTAAGAGATCAGAAAAGCCTCCACCCCCGAAACACAAGCCACCAACCAGCTCACTTGACAAAGAAGAGAAGCCATTCCCAGAACACAAACCACCTTTCAAGGGTAAAGGATCAGATAAACCTCCATCAGAGCACAAGCCGCCACATGATCATCACCCTGGACGCCGTTTATTGGAGTCGTCTTCCCATGAACAAAATTCACCAAGTTTAGATGGCAAGCCTCCCAAGGAAAAGGGAGAGAAGCCACCTCATCATCATCACCCTGGACACCCTTCAAACGAGAATGCCAAAGACTCCCACAACACACCTCAGAAGTTAAAGCCTCCAACAGCACCGGAAAAGAAGCCGCCTAGTCCCTCTCACAAGCCACCCCACAAACCTCCACCAGCGAACTGA